The DNA segment CACGCGGCGTACCGCAAGCTCGCGAGCGCGTGGTTCACGCCGCGTGCGATCGAGGCGCGCCGGCCGGGCATCGCGAAGCTCGCGAACGAGCTGCTGGATGCGCTGCCGCGCGTCGGCGAGTTCGACTTCGTCGGCGACTTCGCAGCGCCGCTCACGTTGTCCGTGCTCGCCGACATGCTCGGCGTGCCGCGCGAGGACTGGCCGCGGCTGTTCGACTGGACGAACCGGCTGATCGGCTCGACCGACCCCGAGTTCCAGGGCGGCGACGCGCGGCTCTCCGACGAGCGCGCGATCCGCGAGCTGTTCGCCTACTTCAGCGAGCTCGCCAAGGAGCGCGCGAAGCACCCGGGCACGGACCTCGCGAGCGTGCTCGTGGCCGCGCGCATCGAGGGCGCGCCGCTACCCGGGAACGACCTGCTCTCGTACTTCCAGCTGCTCGTCGCCGCGGGCAACGAGACGACGCGCAACGCGGCGAGCGGCGGCCTCGTCGCGCTGATCGAGAACCCGCGCGAGCTCGCGAAGCTGCGCGCGAACCCGCAGCTCGTGAACGCCGCGGTGGAGGAGATCGTGCGCTGGACGACCCCGGTGCTGCAGTTCTGCCGCACGCCCGTCGCCGACTTCGAGCTGCGCGGCCAGAAGATCCGCGCGGGCGAGTCGATGTGCCTGTTCTACGCGAGCGCGAATCGCGACGAGGACGTATTCGATGCGCCGCACGAGTTCCGCGTCGACCGCGACCCGAACCCGCACCTCGGCTTCGGCATTGGCGAGCACTTCTGCCTCGGCGCGAGCCTCGCGCGCCTCGAGCTGCGCGTGATCTTCGCCGAGGTGGCGCGCCGCTTCGCGCAGCTGGAGCTCGCGGCGCCGCCCGCGCGCATGCGCAGCAGCTTCATCGGCGGCGTGAAGCGCCTGCGCGTGGCCTACCGCCTGGCGGGCTGAGGCGGTCGTTTCGGCCGGGCCAAAATGACCGCCGATCAAATTGGCCCGGCCGGAATGATCGGCCGCCGCGATGCGATACGTTGCGCTCCTCTACCGAGGCGCCCATGCACAGCGCTCGACTCGCGCAGTCCCTCATCACTCTCGCGCTGCTCGCGCTCGCAGCGCCCGCGCTCGCGGCGGAGCCCGCGTTCACGCGCAGCGAGGAGCGTGCGGACTGCGCGGCGAGCGATCCGCTGCGCCGGCCGTTCTTCGGCGACACGCACGTGCACACGGGCTTCTCGCTCGACGCGAACCTCGGCGGCACGCGCAACACGCCGCGCGACGCGTATCGCTTCGCGCGCGGCGAAGAGGTCGGGCTGCAGCCGTACGATGCGAATGGGAACGCGCTGCGCCGCGCGCGCATCGACCGCCCGCTCGACTGGACCGTCGTGTCGGATCACGCCGAGACGCTCGCAGAAGTGCGCATCTGCACGGACGAGAGCGCGCCCGGCCACGACTCCGACGCCTGCTGGATCTACAACAATCCGAACGTGCGCCCGTTCGCGGCCGGGATCTTCCTGGTTCGCCTCGTACCCGGCCGCGAGCGCTTTCACGACATGTGCGGCGCGGGCGACACCCGTTGCATCGAGCAGGCGGGCGTGGTGTGGCGCGAGATTCAGGCCGCCGCGGACGAGGCCTACGACCGCAGCCCCGCGTGCAAGTTCTCGAGCTTCGTCGGCTATGAGTGGACGGGAACGATCGGCGCGGGCGGCAATCTCCACCACAACGTGGTGTTCCGGAACGACAAGGTGCCGGCGCTCCCGATCAGCTTCATCGAGACGAGCTCCCCGATGCGGCTCTGGCAGGAGCTGCAGAAGCAGTGCGTCGAAGGCAAGCCCGGCTGCGACGCGGTGACGATTCCGCACAACTCGAACCTCTCGGGCCCCGGTTACATGTTCGAGTCGGCGCGCATCACGGGCCCCGAAGGCGTGGGTACCGCGATCGATCTCGAAGAGGCGCGCTGGCGCCAGCGCTGGACGCCGCTGATCGAGATCGCGCAGCACAAGGGCGACAGCGAGTGCTTGTTAGGGGGCGACACGACCGACGAGGCGTGCGGCTTCGAGAAGCTCTCGTACAACTCCTTCTCCGGCGCGTCGCGCTTCCGCGGGCTCGACATGACCAGCGACCTCACGCCCACGCAGAAGTCGACGGTGCGCCGCGCGCTGAAGAAGGGCCTCGCCGAGCACGGCAAGCTCGGCGTGAATCCGATGAAGTACGGGATCATCGGCAGCACCGACACGCACCTCGGCACGCCCGGCATGACGGACGAAGCGTCGAGCAAAGGCCACGGCGGCGCGGGGCGCATGGGCGAAGTCGCAGGCTTTCCCGACGACCCCGAGTTCAATCCCGGCGGCCTCGCCGTGCTGTGGGCCGAGGAGAACTCGCGCGACTCGCTGTTCGCGGCGATGCAGCGGCGCGAGGCCTACGGCACGAGCGGCACGCGGCCGGTGGTGCGCTTCTTCGGCGGCTGGGGTTACGGCGCGGAGATGTGCAGCGATCCGGAGCTCGTCGTGAAGGGTTATCAGGGCGGCGTGCCGATGGGCGGCGATCTTCCCGCGAAGCCGCGGGGCGCGAAGGCGCCGACGTTCGTGGTGAGCGCGCTGCAAGACCCCGGTACGGCGCAGAAGGCAGGCACACCGCTGCAGCGCGTGCAGATCGTGAAGGGCTGGGTGGACCGCAAGGGCGAAGTGCACGAGCGCGTGATGGACGTCGCGGGCGGCGACAACGGCGCCAGCGTCGACCTAACAACCTGCCAGCCGCGCGGCGAGGGGGCGAAGCAGTTGTGCAGCGTGTGGAGCGACCCGAGCTTCGACGCGAAGCAGCGCGCGTTCTACTACGCGCGCGTGCTCGAGAACCCGACCTGCCGCTGGAGCCAGCACGTGTGCAACGCCAACGCGGTGAACTGCGCGGACCCGAAGAGCGTGCCGCCGGGCCTCGCCGCCTGCTGCGACGGCTCGCTGCAGCCGACCGTGCAGGAGCGCGCGTGGACGAGCCCGATCTGGTTCTCCCCGCGCTGAGGGCCGCGGCATCCCGGCTGGCTGCGTCGCGGCCGGCTCGACGGATGACGCGATACGCCTTCGCCGGCCGCTCCTTGCCATCCGGGCGCCGCGACCCTCAGCGCACGTGGCGCACTTTGAGTCGGTTCTGGGCGCGCCGCGGTGTGTGCGCTCGCGATACGGTGCGCCTCCTCGGAGGCCACCGCGATGCATCTCGTTCGGCTCGCGTCCCTGCTCTCTCTCGCGCTGCTCTGCCTCGCGCACGCGGCGTTCGCGGCGGACCCGCCCTTCGCGCGCACCGAAGAGCGCGCGGCGTGCTCGGCGCACGACGCGCTGCGCCGGCCGTTCTTCGGCGACACGCACGTTCACACGGCGTACTCCTTCGATGCGAACCTCGGCGGCACGCGGAACACGCCGCGCGACGCGTATCGCTTCGCGAAGGGTGAGCCGCTCGGGCTGCAGCCCTACGACGCGAGCGGGAAGGCGCTGCGTACTGCGCAGCTCTCGCGCCCGCTCGACTGGACGGTCGTTACGGACCACAGCGAGACGCTCGGCGAGGTGCGCATCTGCCGCGATCCGAGCGTGCCCGGCCACGACTCGGACGTGTGCTGGATCTACCGGAACCTGGGCGCCGGCGCGCTCGGACCGGTGGCGATGCGCGTGATGACGCAGCGCGAGCACTACCCGCAGATGTGCGGTGAGGGCGACAAGCGCTGCCTCGACGCCGCCGCGCTCGCGTGGCGCGACATCCAGAGCGCTGCGGAGGAGGCCTACGACCGCAGCCCCGCCTGCACGTTCACGAGCTTCGTCGGCTACGAGTGGACCGCGAGCTTCTCGCTCGGCGCGAACATGCACCACAACGTGATCTTCCGGAACGCGAGCGTGCCCGCGCTGCCGATCAGCTACGTGGAGACCGCCTCGCTCTACGAGCTGTTCACGCGCTTGCAGAAGGACTGCATCGAAGGCACGCCTGGCTGCGACGCGCTCACGATCCCGCACAACTCGAACATGTCGGGCCCGGGTCTGATCTTCGAATCGGCGCGAATCGCAAAGCGCGAGGAGGCGGGCGCGAGCGTGACGCGCGAAGAGGCCTCGCTGCGCCAGCGCTGGTCGCCGCTCGCCGAGATCTCGCAGCACAAGGGCGACAGCGAGTGCTTGTTAGGGGGCGACACGACGGACGAGGCCTGCGGCTACGAGAAGCTCCCGTACAACAGCTTCTCCGGCGTGACGCGCTTCGCGGCGCTGAATCCGCCGAGCGACCAGACGCCGAGCCGGAGCGGGATGGTGCGCGAGGCGCTAAAGAAAGGCGTCGCGCTGCAGCGCGAGCTCGGCGTGAACCCGCTGAAGTACGGGATCGTCGCGAGCACCGACACGCATCTCGGCACGCCCGGACTCACCGAGGAGGATCAGCCGCGCGGCCATGGCGGCGCGGGCGTGATGGGCGCGACGACCGGGTTGCCCGACGACATCGAGTACCACCCCGGCGGCCTCGCCGTGCTGTGGGCCGAGGAGAACTCGCGCGACGCGCTGTTCGCGGCGATGCAGCGGCGCGAGGCGTACGGCACGAGCGGCACGCGGCCGGTCGTGCGCTTCTTCGGCGGCTGGGGCTACCGCGCGGAGATGTGCAGCGACCCCGAGCTCGTCGCGAAGGGTTATCAGGGCGGCGTGCCGATGGGCGGCGATCTCCCTGCGAAGCCGCGCGCAGCGAAGTCGCCGACTTTCGTGGTGAGCGCGCTGCAAGACCCGGGCGTCCCTAACAAGCCGGGCACGCCGCTGCAGCGCGTGCAGATCGTGAAGGGCTGGGTCGACGCGAAGGGCGCCGTCCACGAGCGCGTGGTCGACGTCGCGGGCGGCGACAACGGCGCGAGCGTCGACCTCGATACCTGCGAGCCGCGCGGCGAGGGCGCGAAGCAGCTGTGCAGCGTGTGGCGCGACCCCGACTTCGACGCGAGGCAGGGCGCGTTCTACTACGCGCGCGTGCTCGAGAACCCGACCTGCCGCTGGAGCCACCGCATCTGCCGCGACGCGAAGCTCGACTGCAGCGCGCCGCACCTCGTTCCCGCCAACCTCGTTGGCTGCTGCAGCGACTTGGCGAAGCCGACCGTGCAGGAGCGCGCGTGGACGAGCCCGATCTGGTACGAGCCGCGCTG comes from the Deltaproteobacteria bacterium genome and includes:
- a CDS encoding cytochrome P450, encoding MLSAASVTTADLMDPDAFVSRGYPHEAWAALRREQPVKWFAFEGSERPGFWAITKRADIVAISKEPERFLIAPRTAIFAESVPSSERTIQSRHLLTMDPPDHAAYRKLASAWFTPRAIEARRPGIAKLANELLDALPRVGEFDFVGDFAAPLTLSVLADMLGVPREDWPRLFDWTNRLIGSTDPEFQGGDARLSDERAIRELFAYFSELAKERAKHPGTDLASVLVAARIEGAPLPGNDLLSYFQLLVAAGNETTRNAASGGLVALIENPRELAKLRANPQLVNAAVEEIVRWTTPVLQFCRTPVADFELRGQKIRAGESMCLFYASANRDEDVFDAPHEFRVDRDPNPHLGFGIGEHFCLGASLARLELRVIFAEVARRFAQLELAAPPARMRSSFIGGVKRLRVAYRLAG
- a CDS encoding DUF3604 domain-containing protein, with translation MHLVRLASLLSLALLCLAHAAFAADPPFARTEERAACSAHDALRRPFFGDTHVHTAYSFDANLGGTRNTPRDAYRFAKGEPLGLQPYDASGKALRTAQLSRPLDWTVVTDHSETLGEVRICRDPSVPGHDSDVCWIYRNLGAGALGPVAMRVMTQREHYPQMCGEGDKRCLDAAALAWRDIQSAAEEAYDRSPACTFTSFVGYEWTASFSLGANMHHNVIFRNASVPALPISYVETASLYELFTRLQKDCIEGTPGCDALTIPHNSNMSGPGLIFESARIAKREEAGASVTREEASLRQRWSPLAEISQHKGDSECLLGGDTTDEACGYEKLPYNSFSGVTRFAALNPPSDQTPSRSGMVREALKKGVALQRELGVNPLKYGIVASTDTHLGTPGLTEEDQPRGHGGAGVMGATTGLPDDIEYHPGGLAVLWAEENSRDALFAAMQRREAYGTSGTRPVVRFFGGWGYRAEMCSDPELVAKGYQGGVPMGGDLPAKPRAAKSPTFVVSALQDPGVPNKPGTPLQRVQIVKGWVDAKGAVHERVVDVAGGDNGASVDLDTCEPRGEGAKQLCSVWRDPDFDARQGAFYYARVLENPTCRWSHRICRDAKLDCSAPHLVPANLVGCCSDLAKPTVQERAWTSPIWYEPR
- a CDS encoding DUF3604 domain-containing protein — translated: MHSARLAQSLITLALLALAAPALAAEPAFTRSEERADCAASDPLRRPFFGDTHVHTGFSLDANLGGTRNTPRDAYRFARGEEVGLQPYDANGNALRRARIDRPLDWTVVSDHAETLAEVRICTDESAPGHDSDACWIYNNPNVRPFAAGIFLVRLVPGRERFHDMCGAGDTRCIEQAGVVWREIQAAADEAYDRSPACKFSSFVGYEWTGTIGAGGNLHHNVVFRNDKVPALPISFIETSSPMRLWQELQKQCVEGKPGCDAVTIPHNSNLSGPGYMFESARITGPEGVGTAIDLEEARWRQRWTPLIEIAQHKGDSECLLGGDTTDEACGFEKLSYNSFSGASRFRGLDMTSDLTPTQKSTVRRALKKGLAEHGKLGVNPMKYGIIGSTDTHLGTPGMTDEASSKGHGGAGRMGEVAGFPDDPEFNPGGLAVLWAEENSRDSLFAAMQRREAYGTSGTRPVVRFFGGWGYGAEMCSDPELVVKGYQGGVPMGGDLPAKPRGAKAPTFVVSALQDPGTAQKAGTPLQRVQIVKGWVDRKGEVHERVMDVAGGDNGASVDLTTCQPRGEGAKQLCSVWSDPSFDAKQRAFYYARVLENPTCRWSQHVCNANAVNCADPKSVPPGLAACCDGSLQPTVQERAWTSPIWFSPR